One Brassica napus cultivar Da-Ae chromosome A1, Da-Ae, whole genome shotgun sequence genomic region harbors:
- the LOC125576295 gene encoding uncharacterized protein LOC125576295, with amino-acid sequence MRYNTQESQPQTSICKVVGFFDFQQLWRKKEGLKPKQIIEQVRMLHGVHINYKQAWRVREEAQILVRGTPEDSYYNLSRWLYKITETNPGSLTYQHVDAAGKFKYAFVAFGPSIRGFSLMRRVIAVDGTFLKGKFNGTLLAACAQDGNYHLYPLAFAVVDAENGASWKWFFRGLSQKIPDASDLVFVSDRANSISSALEDVYPLSHHGICRIHLLRNITPTYAKTGLLPLVESAADAYTCHEFWLIFKDIKDKCPELAKYLEESDFRKWARSYAPANRYNIMTTNIAESLNSMLKMPRELPIISLLETIRLTMTTWFFERREAAAKHKHLVTPKVVQKLVSRLGAAMLLNVYQVDRSEFEVKNETMKFVVDLEKRHCTCNVFDIDKIPCIHAIAAAKHIKRDENRFVDASHLTETWAKAYAESIHPGGELSTSTYPENIDELSCPPPATKKKSGRPPTKRKRSVGEFGVPGSKSQSHKCSRCGTGGHNKITCQRPIG; translated from the coding sequence ATGCGATACAACACACAGGAAAGCCAACCACAGACAAGCATCTGCAAAGTTGTTGGGTTCTTTGATTTCCAGCAATTATGGAGAAAAAAGGAAGGTCTCAAACCGAAACAGATCATTGAACAGGTCAGGATGCTGCATGGTGTTCACATCAATTACAAACAAGCTTGGAGAGTGAGAGAAGAAGCTCAGATTTTGGTTAGAGGGACTCCTGAAGACAGCTATTACAATTTGTCTAGGTGGTTGTATAAAATCACAGAAACAAACCCTGGTTCCTTGACTTATCAACATGTTGATGCTGCAGGAAAGTTCAAGTATGCATTTGTGGCTTTTGGTCCATCGATAAGGGGATTTTCATTGATGAGGAGAGTTATTGCAGTAGATGGTACATTTCTGAAGGGAAAATTCAATGGGACTTTATTGGCAGCTTGTGCTCAAGATGGGAATTATCATCTATATCCTCTCGCCTTTGCAGTGGTTGACGCAGAAAACGGCGCCTCTTGGAAATGGTTCTTTAGAGGTTTGAGCCAGAAGATCCCGGACGCTTCGGATCTTGTTTTTGTATCAGACAGGGCTAACTCCATTTCTTCAGCGTTGGAGGATGTATATCCCTTATCTCACCATGGAATTTGCAGGATCCATCTGCTCCGCAACATCACTCCTACATATGCGAAGACTGGGTTGCTACCTCTGGTGGAAAGCGCTGCTGATGCCTATACGTGTCACGAGTTCTGGTTAATCTTCAAGGACATAAAGGATAAATGTCCTGAATTGGCTAAGTATCTGGAAGAGTCTGATTTTAGGAAGTGGGCACGAAGCTATGCGCCTGCGAACAGGTATAATATCATGACTACCAACATTGCAGAGTCTCTCAATTCTATGTTGAAGATGCCTCGTGAGTTGCCCATTATCTCTCTCCTTGAAACTATCAGATTGACGATGACCACTTGGTTTTTTGAGCGACGCGAAGCGGCTGCGAAACATAAGCACCTGGTTACTCCAAAAGTTGTTCAGAAATTGGTATCTAGGTTAGGGGCCGCAATGTTGTTGAATGTGTATCAAGTTGATCGAAGCGAGTTTGAGGTGAAGAATGAAACAATGAAGTTTGTTGTTGACTTGGAGAAGCGGCATTGCACATGTAATGTTTTCGACATTGACAAGATCCCCTGCATCCATGCCATCGCTGCTGCTAAGCATATCAAGAGAGATGAAAACCGTTTTGTTGATGCTTCTCACTTGACAGAAACGTGGGCTAAAGCTTATGCTGAAAGCATACATCCTGGTGGAGAGTTGTCAACGTCCACCTATCCAGAGAATATTGATGAACTGTCTTGCCCACCTCCagctaccaaaaagaaaagtggACGCCCTcctacaaagagaaagagatccgtTGGCGAGTTTGGGGTTCCTGGATCTAAATCTCAGTCCCACAAGTGCAGCAGATGTGGCACAGGAGGGCACAACAAGATCACATGCCAGAGGCCTATAGGATGA
- the LOC111201392 gene encoding uncharacterized protein LOC111201392 — protein sequence MVKVEYSVPSLDEKKRKRSVETRVSIDRIRPQPPPERTGAKKSYELMQDVEAFDDGAWCAGKVKVILFDGSCFVALNNSKQEIYFHHSEIRKPRKWVDGVWEMTKKKEEEQTQSVNPSEGDGDKKGKGKAVACKKNEAAGPSEDVVGKMAKEMEVKQGKSVKPSQDDHAKKGKPHVGKKKKANAQPVDLLPFLQREEKRPIRPRNPPIPVTPEVILPIDPFVTPEFPRFSRLAHWMDLRGIYRV from the exons ATGGTGAAAGTTGAGTACTCCGTCCCGTCTCTGGacgaaaagaagaggaaaaggagtgTTGAGACACGTGTATCAATTGACAGAATACGTCCTCAACCACCACCTGAGAGAACTGGAGCGAAGAAAAGTTATGAGCTAATGCAGGACGTGGAGGCGTTCGACGATGGTGCCTGGTGCGCTGGAAAAGTTAAAGTCATTTTGTTTGATGGCTCGTGTTTTGTCGCTTTGAACAATTCTAAACAAGAAATTTACTTCCACCATTCTGAGATTcgaaaaccaagaaaatgggtagatggtgtttgggagatgacaaaaaag AAGGAAGAAGAGCAGACGCAGAGTGTGAATCCAagtgaaggagatggtgataaaaag GGGAAGGGGAAGGCTGTCGCTTGTAAGAAAAATGAAGCAGCTGGTCCATCAGAAGATGTTGTTGGGAAAATGGCAAAAGag ATGGAAGTAAAGCAGGGTAAGAGTGTGAAACCAAGTCAAGACGATCATGCAAAAAag ggGAAGCCACATGttggtaagaagaagaaagcaaatgCTCAGCCAGTAGATTTGCTTCCTTTTCTACAGCGAGAAGAGAAGAGGCCAATACGACCTAGAAACCCTCCTATACCTGTAACACCTGAGGTAATCCTTCCAATTGATCCATTTGTGACACCTGAATTTCCTCGGTTTTCAAGGCTTGCACACTGGATGGATCTACGGGGCATATATCGTGTGTAA
- the LOC106447290 gene encoding protein SHI RELATED SEQUENCE 1 has protein sequence MAGFFSLGGGGGGGGGGNSQEEHRNPPPPVSEAWLWYRNPNTNANAPSSSNAALGTLELWQNHNQQEIMFQHQQHQQRLDLYSSAAGLGVGPSNHSQFDISGETSNAAAGRAAALMMMRSGGSGGGGNGASCQDCGNQAKKDCAHVRCRTCCKSRGFDCPTHVRSTWVPAAKRRERQHQLATVQPQTHQPRGDSGVPKRQRENLPATSSALVCTRIPTHNASGLEVGDFPTEVSSPAVFRCVRVSSVEDGEEELAYQTAVSIGGHIFKGVLYDNGPGSSGGYNAIATGESSSGGGGGHQLNLITAGSVTVATASSSTPNAGRIGSSSAASYNDPSSLYPTPINTFMAGTQFFPNPRS, from the exons ATGGCGGGGTTTTTCTCGTTaggcggtggaggaggaggcggAGGGGGAGGAAACAGCCAAGAAGAACACCGGAATCCTCCTCCGCCTGTATCAGAGGCTTGGCTCTGGTACAGAAACCCTAACACAAACGCAAACGCCCCTTCCTCTTCAAACGCTGCTTTAGGCACACTTGAGCTATGGCAAAACCACAATCAGCAAGAAATCATGTTCCAGcatcaacaacatcaacaaAGGTTAGATCTTTACTCCTCAGCCGCTGGTTTAGGAGTCGGACCAAGCAACCATAGTCAATTCGATATCTCCGGCGAAACCTCAAACGCCGCCGCCGGGAGAGCAGCGGCGCTCATGATGATGCGGAGTGGCGGAAGCGGCGGAGGAGGAAACGGTGCGAGCTGTCAAGACTGTGGGAATCAGGCGAAGAAAGACTGTGCTCACGTTAGGTGTCGAACTTGCTGCAAGAGCCGTGGCTTCGACTGTCCTACGCACGTGAGGAGCACGTGGGTTCCTGCCGCAAAACGCCGTGAGAGACAACATCAGCTAGCCACGGTTCAGCCTCAAACGCACCAGCCACGCGGTGACAGCGGCGTACCCAAACGCCAACGTGAGAACTTACCAGCAACTTCTTCTGCTCTTGTCTGCACTCGCATACCTACCCACAACGCTTCAG GTTTAGAGGTTGGAGATTTCCCAACGGAGGTGAGCTCACCGGCAGTGTTTAGATGCGTGCGAGTGAGCTCTGTggaagatggagaagaagagctTGCTTACCAAACAGCCGTAAGCATCGGTGGTCACATCTTTAAAGGCGTTCTCTACGACAACGGTCCTGGAAGTAGCGGCGGCTACAACGCAATCGCCACGGGTGAGAGCTCTTCTGGTGGCGGAGGAGGACACCAGCTGAATCTCATAACAGCTGGATCTGTGACTGTCGCAACGGCTTCTTCCTCCACTCCAAACGCCGGTCGTATAGGCAGCTCCTCCGCTGCGTCTTACAATGATCCATCCTCTCTTTATCCAACTCCGATTAACACTTTCATGGCCGGTACACAGTTCTTTCCTAACCCAAGATCATGA